A stretch of Sphingorhabdus sp. YGSMI21 DNA encodes these proteins:
- a CDS encoding MbcA/ParS/Xre antitoxin family protein, translated as MKMTKRALKIERSDDRLLSSAIGRIAKFWNLSNVKLSAVLGLSEATISRLRSGKTFLDPASKSFEAGQFLLRLFRSLDALMGSDDDAAKSWLTSHNLDLEARPIDLIDSFKGLLTVCDYVDAHRARV; from the coding sequence ATGAAAATGACTAAACGGGCACTCAAAATAGAACGGAGCGATGATAGGTTGCTAAGTTCTGCAATTGGTAGAATTGCAAAATTCTGGAACCTGAGCAATGTCAAATTAAGTGCGGTGCTGGGCCTGTCGGAAGCAACCATTTCCCGGCTTCGTTCGGGAAAAACATTTCTGGATCCTGCATCCAAATCTTTTGAAGCTGGGCAGTTTCTCCTGCGGCTGTTCCGCAGTCTGGACGCGCTTATGGGCAGTGATGATGATGCAGCCAAATCCTGGCTGACATCGCATAACCTTGATCTCGAGGCGCGGCCGATTGATCTCATCGACAGTTTCAAGGGACTTTTGACGGTATGTGACTATGTGGACGCCCACCGCGCTCGCGTCTGA
- a CDS encoding zincin-like metallopeptidase domain-containing protein: protein MPKRSYRSPKISPAARITAAIIEKLEAGTKPWIQPWRGLPVSRPLRSCGTPYRGMNVFWLWMMAQESGFNSPYWMTYRQCASLGGQVRKGEKSSIAIFYKSYTKEVEAADHGEAQEETRRVLKSYAIFNADQCDGLPERYHPTAEVLDIEPEGRAEELDQFFARIGANTREHGSSAYYEPVADRITMPPISLFDGYDQFCATLSHELGHWSGHKSRLNRDLKNRFGSAAYAAEELVAELSSAILGAELGLPVGHLDNHASYIASWLKLLKKDDRAILTAAARAEEASNLLLSLGGYVQQESGELSDAA from the coding sequence ATGCCCAAAAGATCATATCGCTCACCGAAGATATCGCCAGCCGCAAGGATCACCGCCGCGATCATTGAAAAACTGGAAGCTGGAACAAAACCCTGGATCCAGCCTTGGAGAGGACTTCCAGTCTCACGGCCCTTGCGCAGTTGCGGTACGCCCTATCGCGGAATGAATGTATTCTGGCTCTGGATGATGGCTCAGGAAAGTGGCTTTAATTCTCCTTACTGGATGACTTACCGGCAATGCGCATCGCTTGGCGGTCAGGTTCGCAAGGGCGAAAAATCGTCCATCGCCATATTCTACAAAAGCTATACCAAAGAAGTCGAAGCTGCGGATCATGGTGAAGCGCAGGAGGAAACCCGCCGCGTGCTCAAATCCTATGCTATATTCAATGCCGATCAATGCGACGGTCTGCCCGAACGCTACCATCCCACGGCTGAAGTATTGGATATCGAACCGGAGGGACGAGCGGAAGAGTTGGATCAATTCTTTGCGCGAATTGGTGCCAATACCCGCGAGCATGGCAGCAGCGCCTACTATGAACCGGTAGCTGACCGTATTACGATGCCGCCCATCAGTCTGTTTGATGGCTATGACCAATTTTGTGCGACCCTTTCTCATGAACTTGGTCACTGGTCAGGCCATAAGTCGCGCCTGAATCGTGATCTCAAGAACCGTTTTGGCAGTGCTGCTTATGCCGCCGAAGAGCTGGTAGCAGAGCTTTCCAGTGCCATATTGGGCGCGGAGCTTGGCCTTCCGGTCGGACATCTGGATAATCATGCAAGCTATATCGCCAGTTGGCTAAAGCTGCTCAAAAAGGATGATCGCGCTATACTGACAGCGGCGGCGCGCGCGGAAGAGGCGTCAAATCTGCTGTTGAGCCTTGGCGGTTATGTGCAACAAGAGTCTGGTGAATTATCCGATGCCGCATGA
- a CDS encoding ATP-binding protein yields MINRRIHDILLERLDESPAVALLGPRQVGKTTLAQEIGESGPSLYLDLESDADRSRLREPELYLGNHEDKLVILDEVHRVPDLFQNLRGLIDKGRKKGRRTGRFLLLGSASLDLMRQSGESLAGRISYLEMRPLDPLEVNPDDLNALWVRGGFPDSYLAKNNQTSLRWRRDFVRSYLERDIPQLGPRIAAETLRRFWVMLAHHQSGLLNAADFARSLGVDGKTVASYLDLMVDLLLVRRLEPWHNNTGKRLVKSPRVYVRDSGIVHALLGIDNLEALLGHPVAGASWEGFVIESLIAAAPEATLANFYRTSAGAEIDLLLTLPTGKRWAIEIKRSLTPKLERGFYNACDDIRPDRKLVIYPGSESYPHSEDIEIGSLPEVARQLAAIR; encoded by the coding sequence ATGATTAACCGCCGAATCCACGATATTTTGCTCGAAAGACTGGATGAAAGTCCAGCGGTAGCCTTGCTTGGGCCGCGTCAGGTGGGCAAAACGACGCTTGCGCAAGAAATTGGTGAAAGCGGTCCTTCCCTCTATCTCGATCTGGAATCGGATGCTGACCGGTCCCGATTAAGAGAACCGGAGCTTTATCTCGGCAATCATGAAGACAAGCTTGTAATCCTCGACGAAGTTCACCGTGTTCCGGATCTTTTCCAAAACTTGCGCGGATTGATTGACAAAGGACGTAAAAAAGGAAGGCGCACAGGCCGGTTCCTCCTGTTAGGGTCAGCATCTCTGGATCTGATGCGCCAGTCGGGTGAAAGCCTGGCCGGCCGTATTTCCTATCTGGAAATGCGTCCACTTGACCCGCTGGAAGTTAATCCGGATGATTTGAACGCACTTTGGGTAAGGGGCGGATTCCCGGACAGTTATCTTGCCAAAAACAATCAGACGAGCCTGCGCTGGCGCAGGGATTTTGTCCGAAGTTATCTGGAGCGTGACATCCCGCAACTGGGGCCGAGAATTGCCGCTGAGACACTAAGGCGTTTCTGGGTCATGCTCGCGCATCATCAGTCCGGCCTGTTAAATGCTGCCGACTTCGCAAGGTCATTGGGAGTCGATGGAAAAACGGTTGCATCCTATCTCGACTTGATGGTTGATCTGTTGCTCGTTCGTCGTCTTGAACCCTGGCACAATAATACCGGCAAAAGACTGGTCAAATCTCCGCGTGTTTATGTACGTGATAGCGGCATTGTTCACGCGCTACTGGGAATAGACAATCTCGAAGCCCTGCTTGGTCACCCGGTCGCCGGAGCGAGCTGGGAAGGATTTGTCATCGAAAGCCTGATCGCTGCCGCACCCGAAGCTACGCTGGCTAATTTTTACAGGACATCGGCAGGAGCGGAAATCGATCTCCTTTTGACGCTGCCCACAGGCAAACGATGGGCGATTGAGATCAAGCGAAGCTTGACGCCAAAATTGGAAAGAGGCTTTTACAACGCCTGCGACGACATACGTCCGGATCGCAAGCTTGTCATATATCCAGGTTCCGAAAGCTATCCCCATTCCGAGGATATTGAAATTGGATCACTT